Proteins encoded by one window of Azoarcus sp. PA01:
- a CDS encoding DUF1972 domain-containing protein has protein sequence MKEKLSNSLRILGTRGVPASHGGFETFAEQLALYLVARGWRVTVYCQEDERGPIFEDSWQGIHRVRIPVAQTGPKGTILFDWKATAHAAGYDDLCLTLGYNTAVFCSLLRAKGVPNLINMDGIEWARAKWGPGAKTWFWLNDWAGCWLGVTDRHNRATDDRHIGASWKGL, from the coding sequence TTGAAAGAAAAACTGAGTAACTCCTTAAGGATTTTGGGTACTCGCGGCGTACCTGCTTCACACGGCGGCTTTGAAACCTTTGCGGAGCAACTGGCGCTCTATCTGGTTGCGCGTGGATGGCGGGTGACCGTCTACTGCCAGGAGGATGAGCGCGGCCCCATCTTCGAAGACAGCTGGCAGGGCATCCACCGTGTGCGCATCCCGGTAGCGCAGACGGGTCCGAAGGGCACGATCCTCTTCGACTGGAAGGCGACGGCGCACGCGGCGGGTTACGACGATCTCTGCCTGACGCTCGGCTACAACACCGCCGTGTTCTGCAGCCTTCTGCGTGCGAAAGGCGTGCCGAACCTGATCAATATGGACGGCATCGAGTGGGCGCGCGCCAAATGGGGGCCGGGCGCAAAGACTTGGTTCTGGCTCAACGATTGGGCGGGGTGCTGGCTCGGTGTCACTGACCGGCACAATAGAGCCACCGATGATCGGCATATAGGAGCCAGCTGGAAGGGGCTCTGA
- the pseH gene encoding UDP-4-amino-4,6-dideoxy-N-acetyl-beta-L-altrosamine N-acetyltransferase, translating into MNEPNPCRIRRMEARDLVNVLAWRNHPDVRQYMLTRHEISLNEHRDWFERASNDPTRCLLIVEEDENPVGFVHFSNVAPGGIADWGFYAVPGAPKGAGKKLAGSALDYAFRTLRLHKVCGQALDFNEASIRFHHALGFQQEGVLRHQVRIDDLYHDLICFGLLVHEWPID; encoded by the coding sequence ATGAATGAGCCTAACCCCTGCCGCATCCGCCGAATGGAAGCGCGCGACTTGGTAAACGTTCTCGCCTGGCGCAACCATCCTGACGTCCGGCAGTACATGCTCACGAGACATGAAATCTCCCTGAACGAGCATCGCGATTGGTTCGAGCGCGCGTCGAACGATCCGACCCGCTGCCTCCTGATCGTCGAAGAGGACGAAAACCCGGTGGGCTTCGTTCATTTTTCAAACGTGGCGCCCGGCGGCATTGCGGATTGGGGTTTCTATGCCGTCCCCGGCGCGCCGAAAGGGGCAGGGAAAAAGCTCGCTGGCAGCGCGCTCGATTATGCATTTCGGACCCTTCGTCTGCACAAGGTGTGCGGTCAGGCACTCGACTTCAATGAAGCGTCCATCCGCTTCCATCACGCGCTGGGCTTCCAGCAAGAGGGCGTCCTGCGCCACCAAGTCCGTATCGACGACCTTTACCATGACCTGATCTGCTTTGGGCTTCTCGTTCATGAGTGGCCCATTGACTGA
- a CDS encoding glycosyltransferase family 4 protein, which produces MATREKVLALHSSSELYGADRIFARVLQFLCSDGYSVDAYVPKKGLLCAYIESNSSIKVQVFEHFPVAVRSAFGFLYLLRFLLKGFAFYFFLKKRAKRYDYLYINTMSLFFCVFLGRLAGYKNIIIHSHEIISCHGYLARIMSFIAIASCTKLICVSEAVRSDLLISSGGRFKEKINVIHNGVAAPINGGCRTRRREDIYNKINYLLVGRIMPEKGQWFVIDSLALLDKKIIDRISFTFVGGAAPNREKLLDDLRARINKLGLGDTVNILEFKTELSATYPDFDVCVIPSMMADPFPTTVLEAMSYKKPVIVTNHGGATEIVRDGFSGVLVTPGDCTQLSEAIAQYVKRSDLISIHGCNGYKYFQQNLTLDAFKKRFLRAFS; this is translated from the coding sequence GTGGCAACAAGAGAGAAGGTATTGGCGTTGCATTCTTCCTCTGAGTTATATGGAGCCGACAGAATTTTTGCTCGTGTATTGCAGTTTTTATGCAGCGACGGCTATTCCGTTGACGCTTATGTTCCAAAAAAAGGATTGTTGTGTGCTTACATTGAATCAAACAGTAGTATCAAAGTGCAAGTTTTCGAGCATTTTCCCGTAGCCGTTAGAAGTGCTTTTGGCTTCCTTTACCTTCTGCGTTTTTTATTAAAGGGTTTTGCCTTCTACTTTTTTTTAAAAAAACGCGCCAAAAGGTATGATTATTTATATATAAATACAATGAGTTTGTTTTTTTGCGTTTTTCTTGGAAGGTTGGCTGGCTATAAAAATATAATTATTCACTCACACGAAATTATTTCCTGTCACGGTTATTTGGCAAGAATTATGAGCTTTATTGCCATTGCTTCTTGTACAAAGTTAATCTGTGTATCCGAGGCTGTGCGAAGTGATTTGCTAATATCTTCTGGTGGCCGTTTCAAAGAGAAAATAAACGTTATCCATAATGGGGTCGCTGCTCCAATAAATGGCGGTTGCCGCACGCGCCGAAGAGAAGACATATATAACAAAATTAATTATCTGCTAGTTGGGCGCATTATGCCAGAGAAGGGGCAGTGGTTTGTTATAGATTCACTGGCTTTGCTAGATAAAAAAATAATCGACAGGATCAGTTTTACGTTTGTTGGCGGAGCCGCACCAAATCGAGAGAAATTACTCGACGATCTTCGCGCTAGAATCAATAAACTTGGCTTAGGCGACACTGTAAATATTCTTGAATTCAAAACAGAGTTGAGTGCGACCTATCCTGATTTTGATGTTTGCGTCATCCCATCTATGATGGCCGACCCTTTTCCCACAACTGTTTTAGAGGCCATGTCATACAAGAAGCCGGTTATTGTCACTAATCATGGCGGCGCTACTGAAATCGTTAGAGATGGTTTTTCTGGAGTCTTGGTAACACCAGGTGATTGCACTCAGCTATCAGAAGCAATTGCGCAATATGTCAAAAGAAGCGATTTAATCAGCATTCACGGCTGCAATGGTTACAAATATTTTCAGCAAAACCTCACCTTAGATGCATTTAAGAAAAGATTTTTAAGGGCTTTTTCTTAA
- the pseI gene encoding pseudaminic acid synthase, translated as MNAIHIAGRKIGPDVPPYVIAELSANHNGKLETALRIIEEARKAGADAVKLQTYKPDTITLDCDSEDFRIHGGLWDGRTLYDLYQEAHMPWEWHAPLFERARKLGITIFSSPFDNTAVDLLEDLNAPAYKIASFEAVDLPLIKYVASTGKPMIISTGMADAEEIQEAIDAAREGGCKELAILHCVSGYPAPAADYNLRTITDMIERFGLVTGLSDHTLDNTTAITSVALGASIIEKHFTLDRKGGGPDDSFSLEPAEMAALCSGARTAWEALGQVDYGRKSSEQGNVKFRRSLYFVKDLQAGDVITADTVRSVRPGFGLAPKYLNALLGRRLRTGVRCNTPVRAEVLD; from the coding sequence GTGAACGCAATCCATATCGCAGGCCGCAAAATCGGCCCTGACGTACCGCCCTACGTCATCGCCGAACTCTCGGCCAACCATAACGGCAAACTCGAAACCGCGCTGCGCATCATCGAAGAAGCCAGGAAAGCCGGCGCGGACGCAGTCAAGCTCCAGACCTACAAGCCCGACACGATCACGCTCGACTGCGACAGTGAGGATTTCCGCATCCACGGTGGCCTATGGGACGGTCGCACGTTGTACGACCTGTACCAGGAAGCCCACATGCCCTGGGAGTGGCATGCCCCGCTGTTTGAGCGCGCCCGCAAGCTCGGCATCACCATCTTCAGTTCGCCATTCGACAACACCGCAGTCGATCTGCTCGAAGATCTCAATGCCCCGGCCTACAAGATCGCGTCGTTCGAAGCGGTCGATCTGCCGCTGATCAAGTACGTCGCCAGCACCGGCAAACCGATGATCATCTCCACCGGCATGGCCGACGCCGAGGAAATCCAGGAAGCCATCGACGCCGCCCGCGAAGGCGGCTGCAAGGAACTCGCCATCCTGCACTGCGTCAGCGGCTACCCCGCGCCGGCCGCGGACTACAACCTGCGCACCATCACCGACATGATCGAGCGCTTCGGCCTCGTTACCGGGCTGTCGGACCATACGCTCGACAACACCACCGCCATCACCAGCGTGGCGCTCGGTGCGTCAATCATCGAGAAGCACTTCACGCTGGATCGCAAGGGCGGAGGGCCGGACGACAGTTTCTCCCTCGAGCCCGCGGAGATGGCGGCGCTGTGCAGTGGCGCACGGACGGCGTGGGAAGCGCTCGGCCAGGTCGATTACGGGCGGAAATCCAGCGAGCAGGGGAATGTGAAGTTCCGGCGCTCCCTGTATTTCGTGAAGGATCTACAGGCTGGGGATGTAATCACCGCCGATACGGTACGTAGCGTAAGGCCGGGCTTTGGGCTGGCTCCAAAGTATTTGAACGCGCTTTTGGGTAGGCGTCTGCGAACAGGCGTGCGCTGCAACACACCAGTACGTGCGGAAGTACTTGACTGA
- a CDS encoding nucleotidyltransferase family protein: MKPSDALEANRELIRRIVLAHRASNPRIFGSVVRGEDSDQSDLDLLVDPAPDASLLDLAHIQVELETRLGVSVDVLTSAALPPKFRSQVLHEAQAV; the protein is encoded by the coding sequence ATGAAACCCTCCGATGCACTCGAGGCAAACCGCGAACTCATCCGACGGATCGTGTTGGCCCATCGGGCGAGCAATCCACGGATCTTCGGATCCGTCGTCCGTGGCGAGGACTCGGACCAAAGTGATCTCGACCTGCTCGTCGACCCGGCGCCCGATGCATCCCTGCTCGATCTCGCGCACATTCAGGTCGAACTCGAAACCCGGCTTGGCGTATCGGTCGACGTGCTCACCTCGGCGGCGCTACCTCCCAAGTTCCGCAGCCAGGTTCTGCACGAGGCCCAAGCAGTATGA
- the pseC gene encoding UDP-4-amino-4,6-dideoxy-N-acetyl-beta-L-altrosamine transaminase: protein QSDYLTQGPMVPRFEQAVASHVGAAHALAVNSATSALHIACLALGLGPGDWLWTSPITFVASANCGLYCGARVDFVDIDPRTYNLCPQALARKLEQAEREGRLPKVVVPVHLCGQPCDMAAIHALSQRYGFKIIEDASHAIGGKYRGEFIGNGRYSDITVFSFHPVKIITTAEGGMALTNDAELANKMALLRSHGITRDAAQMTHEADGPWYYQQIELGFNYRMTELQAALGVSQMTRLDDYVARRHALARRYDTLLDALPVVTPWQQSDGYSGLHLYVIRLQAERIGRGHCQVFEALRERGIGVNLHYIPVHTQPYYQQMDFKAGDYPEAERYYAEAISLPMFQTMSEAQQDEVVAALRSALDL from the coding sequence CAGTCCGACTACCTCACGCAGGGCCCGATGGTCCCGCGCTTCGAACAGGCCGTCGCCAGCCACGTCGGCGCCGCACACGCGCTCGCCGTCAACAGCGCCACCTCGGCCTTGCACATCGCCTGCCTCGCGCTCGGCCTCGGCCCGGGCGACTGGCTGTGGACGAGCCCGATCACTTTCGTCGCCTCGGCCAACTGCGGCCTCTACTGCGGCGCCCGGGTCGATTTCGTCGACATCGACCCGCGCACGTACAACCTGTGCCCGCAGGCGCTCGCCCGCAAGCTCGAGCAGGCCGAGCGCGAAGGGCGTCTGCCCAAGGTCGTGGTGCCGGTTCACCTGTGCGGCCAGCCCTGCGACATGGCCGCCATCCACGCATTGAGTCAGCGTTACGGCTTCAAGATCATCGAAGACGCCTCGCACGCGATCGGCGGCAAGTACCGCGGCGAATTCATCGGCAACGGCCGCTACAGCGACATCACCGTATTCAGCTTCCACCCGGTCAAGATCATCACCACCGCCGAAGGCGGCATGGCGCTCACCAACGATGCCGAACTCGCGAACAAGATGGCGCTGCTGCGCAGCCACGGCATCACCCGCGACGCCGCGCAGATGACGCACGAGGCTGACGGCCCCTGGTATTACCAGCAGATCGAACTCGGCTTCAACTACCGCATGACCGAGCTTCAGGCCGCGCTCGGCGTTAGCCAGATGACCCGGCTGGACGACTACGTCGCCCGCCGCCACGCGCTCGCCCGCCGCTACGATACGCTGCTCGACGCGCTGCCCGTCGTCACTCCCTGGCAGCAGTCGGATGGCTACTCCGGCCTCCATCTGTACGTCATCCGTCTGCAAGCGGAAAGAATCGGCCGCGGCCACTGTCAAGTTTTCGAGGCGCTGCGCGAACGGGGCATCGGCGTGAATCTGCACTACATCCCGGTGCACACTCAGCCTTACTACCAGCAGATGGATTTCAAGGCCGGCGATTACCCCGAAGCGGAACGCTACTATGCTGAGGCGATCAGCCTGCCGATGTTCCAGACCATGAGCGAAGCGCAGCAGGATGAGGTCGTTGCGGCACTGCGTAGTGCCCTGGACCTCTAA
- the pseF gene encoding pseudaminic acid cytidylyltransferase, producing the protein MKFAIIPARGGSKRIPRKNIKPFCGKPMIAWSIEAARDSGCFDRVIVSTDDVEIAEVARECGAETPFMRPAELANDYAGTIPVIRHAIEWCSARAQRPDVVCCLYATAPFVTAADLRRGLSVLTATNCDYAFSVTSYAFPIQRAIRITAAGRVEMFQAEHFHTRSQDLDEAFHDAGQFYWGRAAAWLAERPIFSPAAAPVILPRHRVQDIDTAEDWERAEWMFRALQAGASSNLK; encoded by the coding sequence ATGAAATTCGCCATCATTCCCGCGCGCGGCGGCAGCAAACGCATCCCGCGCAAGAACATCAAACCGTTCTGCGGCAAGCCGATGATCGCCTGGTCGATCGAAGCCGCCCGCGACAGCGGCTGTTTCGACCGCGTCATCGTATCGACCGACGACGTTGAAATTGCTGAGGTCGCACGCGAGTGCGGCGCCGAAACGCCCTTCATGCGCCCCGCGGAGCTTGCCAACGATTACGCTGGCACGATCCCCGTGATTCGGCACGCAATCGAATGGTGTTCGGCCCGCGCGCAGCGCCCGGACGTGGTCTGCTGCCTGTACGCCACCGCTCCGTTCGTGACTGCAGCCGATCTGCGGCGCGGGCTCAGCGTGTTGACCGCCACCAACTGCGACTACGCCTTTAGCGTCACCAGCTACGCCTTCCCGATCCAGCGCGCGATTCGCATCACCGCTGCGGGCCGCGTCGAAATGTTCCAGGCCGAACACTTCCACACCCGCTCGCAGGATCTCGATGAAGCGTTTCACGACGCCGGCCAGTTCTACTGGGGACGGGCCGCTGCCTGGCTGGCCGAGCGGCCGATCTTCAGCCCTGCCGCAGCACCGGTGATCCTGCCGCGTCATCGCGTGCAGGACATCGACACCGCGGAAGACTGGGAGCGGGCCGAGTGGATGTTCAGGGCCCTGCAGGCCGGCGCTTCCTCCAATCTGAAGTAA
- the istB gene encoding IS21-like element helper ATPase IstB, which translates to MNPATELAPQLKQLRLSGILDSLDARNRQAIDAKLAYTEFLALLIQDEVARREQKKFATRLRRAAFRATKTLEGFEFDRLPSTNRALVHDLATGRYIDERAPVLIVGPCGTGKSHLAQALGHCAVRQGHDVVFASCSQLLASLNAARATGAYERKLQQLARVPVLIIDDFGLKPLRSPADEDLHDLIAERYEQAATVVTSNLDFTEWDQAFPGNRLLASATVDRLRHNAYCLTLDGASYRSPRHGPNKAKTALASTPKNNES; encoded by the coding sequence ATGAATCCCGCCACCGAACTGGCACCGCAACTCAAACAACTGCGCCTTTCCGGCATCCTCGATTCGCTCGACGCGCGCAATCGCCAGGCGATCGACGCGAAGCTCGCCTATACGGAATTCCTCGCGCTGCTGATCCAGGACGAGGTCGCGCGGCGCGAGCAGAAGAAGTTCGCCACGCGGCTGCGTCGCGCCGCGTTTCGCGCTACCAAGACGCTCGAAGGCTTCGAGTTCGACCGGCTGCCCTCGACCAACCGCGCGTTGGTGCATGATCTCGCGACCGGGCGCTACATCGATGAACGTGCCCCGGTGCTCATCGTCGGCCCCTGCGGCACCGGCAAGAGCCATCTCGCGCAGGCGCTCGGGCACTGCGCGGTGCGCCAGGGTCACGACGTCGTCTTCGCGTCCTGCTCGCAGTTGCTCGCGAGCCTCAATGCGGCGCGGGCTACCGGAGCCTATGAACGGAAGCTCCAGCAACTGGCGCGCGTGCCGGTCCTCATCATCGATGACTTCGGGCTGAAACCGCTGCGTTCGCCCGCCGACGAAGACCTGCATGACCTGATCGCCGAACGTTACGAGCAGGCCGCCACCGTCGTCACCAGCAACCTCGACTTCACCGAGTGGGACCAGGCCTTCCCGGGTAACCGCCTACTTGCTTCCGCCACCGTCGATCGCCTGCGTCACAACGCCTACTGCCTGACGCTCGACGGGGCTTCCTACCGCTCGCCCCGACACGGTCCAAACAAGGCCAAAACAGCCCTTGCCAGCACCCCGAAAAACAACGAATCTTGA
- a CDS encoding putative toxin-antitoxin system toxin component, PIN family codes for MGPKKKLTPPRVVLDTNCVVSALLFSRGRLAWLRHAWQAGRFVPLVSRETVQELIRVLNYPKFKLEQADQEALLAEFLPYAETVSTSSPHTEPPALRDPDDVMFAVLAIEATADVLVSGDEDIQAARAQLNPLLVLTPAEFSAWLETRK; via the coding sequence ATGGGTCCGAAGAAAAAGCTGACTCCCCCCCGGGTGGTGCTCGACACCAACTGCGTCGTGTCGGCGCTGCTGTTTTCGCGCGGACGGCTCGCGTGGCTTCGCCACGCGTGGCAGGCGGGCCGATTCGTGCCGCTGGTGAGCCGCGAGACGGTCCAGGAGCTGATCCGCGTCCTGAATTACCCGAAATTCAAATTGGAACAGGCCGACCAGGAGGCCTTGCTGGCGGAGTTTCTGCCGTATGCCGAAACCGTATCGACGAGTTCCCCGCACACCGAGCCTCCCGCCTTGCGCGACCCCGACGACGTCATGTTCGCCGTTCTTGCCATCGAGGCAACTGCCGACGTGCTGGTGAGCGGCGACGAGGACATCCAGGCTGCCCGTGCCCAGTTGAATCCGCTCCTGGTTCTGACGCCAGCCGAGTTTTCCGCATGGCTGGAGACGCGCAAGTGA
- a CDS encoding AbrB/MazE/SpoVT family DNA-binding domain-containing protein: MLAKRTSKNQLTLPKAVVQAVGDAEYYDVTIDNGRIVLTPVRLQQADAVRSKLESLGITEDDVKDAVAWVRRKS; the protein is encoded by the coding sequence ATGCTAGCGAAGAGAACCTCCAAGAATCAGCTCACGCTGCCCAAGGCTGTTGTCCAGGCCGTGGGTGACGCCGAATATTACGATGTCACGATCGATAACGGCCGCATCGTTCTGACGCCGGTCCGGTTGCAACAGGCCGATGCCGTGCGCTCGAAGCTTGAATCCCTGGGCATTACGGAAGATGACGTGAAGGACGCGGTTGCATGGGTCCGAAGAAAAAGCTGA
- the pseG gene encoding UDP-2,4-diacetamido-2,4,6-trideoxy-beta-L-altropyranose hydrolase: MKIIFRADASLDIGTGHVMRCLTLADALRACGATCRFVCRAHPGHLIEQIRQRGFETTALPSATTETSAPAADGTAQPAHAHWLGADWQTDAEQTRAALRDERVDWLIIDHYALDARWDRSLRGVCRRLMVIDDLADRPHDCDLLLDQNLGRSAADYAVLVPGGCTILAGPQYALLRPEFAALRADSLARRERPQLRRLLITMGGVDKDNATGRVLDALRRCLLPPDCRITVVMGPHAPWLEPVRKQAAEMLWPTEVLVDVRDMAGLMADSDLAIGAAGTTAWERCCLGVPSISMILAPNQKAGAVALSDAGAVLLAAEGGFATAIEKCIREVSRTDGLAALSAAARTVTDGAGTMRLVEAITNE; the protein is encoded by the coding sequence GTGAAGATCATCTTTCGCGCCGACGCCTCGCTCGACATCGGCACCGGGCACGTCATGCGCTGCCTCACGCTGGCCGACGCGCTGCGCGCGTGTGGCGCCACCTGCCGCTTCGTCTGCCGCGCCCATCCCGGCCACCTGATCGAGCAGATCCGCCAGCGTGGTTTCGAGACCACCGCGCTTCCGTCTGCCACCACCGAGACATCCGCGCCGGCGGCGGACGGGACAGCCCAGCCTGCCCACGCCCATTGGCTCGGCGCCGATTGGCAAACTGATGCCGAGCAGACGCGCGCAGCCCTCCGCGACGAGCGCGTCGACTGGCTCATCATCGACCACTACGCGCTCGACGCCCGCTGGGATCGCAGCTTGCGCGGGGTCTGCCGCCGGCTGATGGTAATCGACGACCTCGCCGACCGGCCGCACGACTGCGACCTGTTGCTCGACCAGAACCTCGGCCGCAGCGCAGCGGACTATGCTGTGCTCGTCCCCGGCGGATGCACCATCCTCGCCGGCCCGCAGTACGCCCTGCTGCGTCCCGAATTTGCCGCCCTGCGTGCCGACAGCCTCGCCCGCAGGGAGCGCCCGCAACTCCGGCGCCTGCTGATCACGATGGGCGGCGTGGACAAGGACAACGCCACCGGGCGGGTGCTCGATGCCTTGCGGCGCTGCCTGCTGCCTCCGGATTGCCGCATCACCGTGGTTATGGGCCCGCACGCCCCTTGGCTCGAACCGGTGCGCAAGCAGGCTGCGGAGATGCTATGGCCGACTGAGGTCTTGGTCGATGTACGCGATATGGCCGGGCTCATGGCCGACAGCGATCTGGCAATTGGTGCCGCCGGCACGACCGCCTGGGAACGTTGCTGCCTCGGTGTGCCGAGTATTTCGATGATCCTCGCACCCAATCAGAAGGCGGGGGCGGTGGCACTTAGCGACGCCGGAGCCGTGCTCCTGGCCGCAGAAGGTGGTTTCGCCACGGCCATTGAAAAATGCATTCGGGAGGTCAGCCGCACGGATGGACTCGCAGCACTCAGTGCAGCAGCACGCACGGTCACCGACGGGGCCGGCACGATGCGTCTCGTGGAGGCGATCACGAATGAATGA
- a CDS encoding alpha-2,8-polysialyltransferase family protein, translated as MTKKLIFSVCHTPLHFLFTYVILRSAKANSTITIIWIKESDINPSYVRRIIQELGASLVCLKGAEGGSINRTLNRISNLRKLKSIDTLKEATELYIFNDLSPEVQLIVRLTKKNNPSVNLVEDGVAIYDIGGYFNTNFFKILLGKLFYGPWWRKSNRIGGVRLHNAIYAINPALVRKEISNGVEIKKIKFCVNSFSTFCDSDHIKANSIVFLLPFIGYENSEVKIINRIKSSLREFKGNVYLKLHPQDKPMVAKKILSMLDSFECHILRSDMPAEIYFISSQSERTVVGFKTSALHVLRSFCPSVKAKYFGVGLEDNWIRFYKEMNVEEYKTN; from the coding sequence ATGACAAAAAAACTAATCTTTTCTGTATGCCACACGCCGCTGCATTTTCTTTTTACATACGTAATTTTAAGGAGCGCTAAGGCCAACAGCACAATTACAATTATATGGATCAAAGAGTCGGATATAAATCCGTCCTATGTAAGGAGGATTATTCAAGAGCTCGGAGCGTCTCTTGTGTGCCTGAAAGGTGCAGAGGGAGGATCGATCAATAGAACACTCAACAGAATATCTAACCTAAGAAAATTAAAATCAATAGACACCCTTAAAGAAGCGACGGAGCTTTATATCTTCAACGACCTAAGCCCCGAAGTGCAGCTTATTGTCAGACTCACGAAAAAAAATAACCCGTCAGTAAATTTAGTAGAAGATGGGGTAGCTATATATGATATCGGCGGATATTTTAACACAAATTTTTTCAAAATTCTATTGGGGAAGTTATTTTACGGGCCATGGTGGCGCAAATCAAATAGAATCGGTGGCGTACGGTTACATAATGCAATCTACGCAATAAACCCTGCTCTAGTAAGAAAAGAAATTAGCAATGGTGTTGAAATTAAAAAAATAAAATTCTGCGTTAATTCTTTTTCCACTTTCTGCGATTCCGACCATATTAAGGCTAATTCAATCGTATTTTTACTCCCTTTTATCGGGTATGAAAATAGCGAAGTAAAAATAATTAATAGAATTAAGTCTAGCCTTCGTGAATTCAAAGGTAATGTTTATTTGAAGCTCCATCCGCAAGACAAACCTATGGTCGCAAAAAAAATACTAAGTATGCTTGATTCTTTTGAATGCCATATATTAAGAAGTGACATGCCAGCAGAGATATATTTTATCAGCAGCCAAAGCGAGAGAACTGTTGTAGGATTTAAAACTTCAGCACTCCATGTTTTGAGGAGCTTTTGCCCATCCGTCAAAGCCAAATATTTTGGAGTCGGCCTGGAGGACAATTGGATTCGATTTTACAAAGAGATGAATGTTGAAGAATACAAAACAAATTGA
- a CDS encoding O-antigen ligase family protein — MLKNTKQIDFMLPNVIFWFVIFLKPVFWSIFSSNYAAGTFAWAAAIFFLLFLQAANKKFYVNLRTSAGWQLYFIYFVFCVLSSFSQGATDTLYALLLIIPLAHQALYVSHSDSVKPLAIGVTAALWVMFFVTLASGTDDLSSRNSSGEIGPNTIGLASALSAYLSYRTASSSKAGERIFWWFGALFAVTVLLLTVSKTSIAAFLVAIFFSSPSLQRFHARSVILIICFFVFVFFDYGSLFVSRIAAEEITFTGRTLLWAGILDYVSGWPVLIGNGYNSSVKISSDIGFDIFRVTSFTHAHNSYLEAYLNTGIFGVIFIFAIIFFGLKCLFSKIENKSRFVTFRGVFIIFLVRSLTEASFSQPGSSDSLLFFSMFLYVSWAAKNGRLVMPARAPIQSCYKL, encoded by the coding sequence ATGTTGAAGAATACAAAACAAATTGATTTCATGCTACCAAACGTCATTTTCTGGTTTGTTATTTTTTTAAAACCTGTATTTTGGTCTATTTTTTCATCGAACTATGCCGCCGGGACTTTTGCATGGGCTGCGGCTATCTTTTTTTTGCTGTTTCTTCAGGCGGCAAATAAAAAGTTCTATGTAAATCTGCGAACAAGCGCTGGTTGGCAGCTGTATTTTATATATTTCGTTTTTTGTGTATTGTCGAGTTTTTCTCAGGGCGCCACAGATACTCTCTATGCCTTACTTTTGATAATTCCACTTGCTCACCAAGCGTTATACGTCAGCCATAGCGATTCTGTTAAGCCTCTTGCCATTGGAGTTACGGCGGCGTTATGGGTTATGTTTTTTGTAACGCTAGCGTCGGGGACTGATGACCTTTCCTCCAGAAACAGCTCTGGCGAAATTGGCCCAAATACAATTGGACTTGCTTCTGCACTTAGCGCTTATTTATCTTACAGGACAGCTTCTAGTAGCAAAGCAGGCGAGCGAATATTTTGGTGGTTTGGAGCACTTTTTGCTGTTACGGTTCTTTTGCTGACTGTAAGCAAAACATCAATAGCTGCCTTTCTGGTTGCCATTTTTTTTAGCTCACCATCCTTGCAGAGATTTCATGCAAGAAGCGTCATTTTAATAATCTGCTTTTTTGTTTTTGTATTTTTCGATTACGGTTCATTGTTCGTCAGCAGGATCGCCGCAGAGGAGATAACATTTACGGGTAGGACACTTTTGTGGGCCGGCATCTTGGATTATGTGTCCGGCTGGCCAGTATTGATCGGCAATGGTTACAACTCCTCTGTAAAAATATCCAGTGATATTGGCTTTGATATTTTTCGCGTAACTTCGTTTACTCATGCGCATAACTCATATCTTGAAGCGTATTTAAACACCGGTATTTTTGGGGTAATTTTTATTTTCGCAATTATCTTTTTTGGATTAAAGTGCCTTTTTTCAAAAATAGAGAACAAGTCTAGATTCGTTACTTTTCGTGGCGTGTTCATTATATTTCTTGTCAGATCTCTCACAGAAGCCTCATTTTCTCAACCCGGCTCAAGCGATTCACTGCTTTTTTTCTCAATGTTTTTATATGTCTCTTGGGCTGCAAAAAATGGCCGCCTCGTTATGCCCGCTCGCGCGCCGATTCAGTCATGCTACAAATTGTAG